In Ferrimicrobium sp., a single window of DNA contains:
- the ffh gene encoding signal recognition particle protein: protein MFETLGERLEGALSRIRGKTRLTQADVDEALAEIRRALLEADVNIGVVNLISERVGQAAVGAMSSPSLTPGQQVVKAVHNELIDVLGQDTYRIRFASTPPTILLLAGLQGSGKTTAAAKLALLLRRQGRSPYLIAADLARPGAVRQLEILGEQAGVPVFSEPSTPVEVATKGVAEAKRLARDVVIIDTAGRLAIDDALMNEVSEIQKATQAHLRFLVVDAMIGQDAVVTARAFDERLELSAVILTKLDGDARGGAALSVKEVVGKPIAFASVGEKLEDFEPFYPDRMASRILGMGDVLSLIERAQDTMDEEVAKKGADRLRSGNFDLEDFLEQLRQVRRMGPLKGVLSMLPGVPKELKNQEIDEGEISRIEAIVSSMTKAERKNPTMIDTSRRARIAAGSGTTQLQVNTLLKQFRDMNKMMRQMGVGPPSATRSRAKSKRKKRR, encoded by the coding sequence ATGTTTGAGACTCTTGGAGAACGCCTCGAGGGGGCATTATCGCGTATTCGCGGGAAGACCAGGCTTACGCAAGCCGACGTAGACGAGGCGCTCGCCGAGATCCGTCGAGCCCTTCTTGAGGCTGACGTCAACATCGGCGTCGTGAACCTCATCAGCGAACGGGTCGGCCAGGCAGCCGTTGGTGCCATGAGTTCGCCTTCGTTAACCCCTGGTCAACAGGTGGTCAAAGCCGTACATAACGAGTTGATCGATGTGCTTGGGCAGGACACCTACCGTATTCGTTTCGCTTCGACACCCCCGACGATTCTGCTTCTCGCGGGTCTGCAAGGATCGGGAAAGACGACTGCTGCGGCCAAGTTAGCCCTCTTGCTCCGGCGACAGGGACGCTCTCCGTATCTGATCGCCGCTGACCTGGCTCGACCTGGTGCGGTGCGCCAGCTGGAGATCCTCGGCGAGCAGGCGGGTGTCCCTGTCTTTAGCGAACCCAGCACCCCCGTAGAGGTCGCCACGAAGGGCGTCGCTGAAGCCAAGCGACTCGCCCGCGATGTCGTGATCATCGACACCGCTGGGCGGCTCGCTATCGACGATGCGTTGATGAACGAGGTGAGCGAGATCCAAAAGGCTACCCAGGCGCATCTGCGCTTTCTGGTAGTTGACGCGATGATCGGCCAGGATGCGGTAGTGACGGCGCGAGCCTTTGATGAGCGACTTGAACTCTCGGCGGTCATACTCACCAAGCTCGATGGGGACGCACGTGGTGGTGCCGCCCTCTCGGTCAAAGAGGTGGTGGGCAAACCGATTGCGTTTGCCTCCGTTGGAGAAAAGCTTGAGGATTTTGAGCCCTTCTACCCAGACCGGATGGCCTCACGCATCCTTGGGATGGGTGACGTCCTCAGCCTGATCGAACGGGCTCAGGACACCATGGATGAGGAGGTCGCCAAGAAGGGTGCTGACCGTCTTCGCTCTGGCAACTTCGATCTCGAGGATTTTCTCGAACAGCTCCGACAAGTTCGCAGGATGGGCCCCTTGAAGGGAGTGCTTTCTATGCTGCCAGGTGTGCCAAAGGAGCTCAAGAATCAGGAGATCGATGAGGGTGAGATCAGTCGCATCGAGGCAATTGTCTCCTCGATGACCAAGGCTGAGCGCAAAAACCCGACGATGATCGACACCTCCCGGCGGGCCCGCATTGCGGCGGGTTCTGGGACAACCCAATTGCAGGTCAATACGTTGCTCAAACAGTTCCGAGATATGAATAAGATGATGCGCCAGATGGGGGTAGGGCCACCATC